A portion of the Chromobacterium sp. IIBBL 290-4 genome contains these proteins:
- a CDS encoding SPFH domain-containing protein → MMSFIKKQFIDILEWQEDEDGVLAWRYPMQDNEIQYGGSLTVRESQMAVFVNEGKIADVFSPGMHKLTTQTLPVLTYLKNWDKLFESPFKSDVYFYSTRVQLGRKWGTAQPVTIRDSDFGMVRLRAFGIYSYRIVDPKLFYTEVSGTREIYTCDDLEQQLRNQVIATMTTTLGGSGVPFLDMAGNQGLMADKIREALEPAFQRFGLALDSFAVENISLPEELQKAIDKRISMGMAGDLNQYTRYQTAESIPLAAQNEGGLASLGAGLAAGAGVGQLMGQAMQQSLQPAQATPAAPAAPAPQAAPAADGPQAKLAQLKGLLDQGLITQADYDAAKADVLKKLVG, encoded by the coding sequence CTGATGTCTTTCATCAAGAAGCAGTTCATCGACATCCTGGAATGGCAGGAGGACGAAGACGGCGTGCTGGCCTGGCGTTATCCGATGCAGGACAACGAAATCCAGTACGGCGGCAGCCTGACCGTGCGCGAGTCGCAGATGGCGGTGTTCGTCAACGAAGGCAAGATCGCCGACGTGTTCAGCCCCGGCATGCACAAGCTGACCACCCAGACGCTGCCGGTGCTGACCTATCTGAAAAACTGGGACAAGCTGTTCGAATCCCCGTTCAAGTCCGACGTCTACTTCTACAGCACCCGCGTGCAGCTGGGCCGCAAATGGGGCACCGCCCAGCCGGTCACCATCCGCGACAGCGATTTCGGCATGGTGCGGCTGCGCGCCTTCGGCATCTATTCCTACCGCATCGTCGATCCCAAGCTGTTCTACACCGAGGTCAGCGGCACCCGCGAAATCTACACCTGCGACGACCTGGAGCAGCAGCTGCGCAACCAGGTGATCGCCACCATGACCACCACGCTGGGCGGCAGCGGCGTGCCCTTCCTCGACATGGCCGGCAACCAGGGCCTGATGGCGGACAAGATACGCGAGGCGCTGGAGCCGGCGTTCCAGCGCTTCGGCCTGGCGCTGGACAGCTTCGCGGTGGAAAACATCTCGCTGCCGGAAGAGCTGCAAAAAGCCATCGACAAGCGCATTTCGATGGGCATGGCCGGCGACCTCAACCAGTACACCCGCTACCAGACGGCGGAAAGCATTCCGTTGGCGGCGCAGAACGAAGGCGGCCTCGCCTCCTTGGGCGCGGGCTTGGCGGCCGGCGCCGGCGTCGGCCAGCTGATGGGCCAGGCCATGCAGCAAAGCCTGCAACCGGCGCAAGCAACGCCCGCCGCTCCCGCCGCGCCAGCCCCGCAAGCGGCCCCCGCCGCCGACGGCCCGCAAGCCAAGCTGGCCCAGTTGAAAGGGTTGCTGGACCAAGGCCTGATCACCCAGGCCGACTATGACGCGGCCAAGGCGGACGTCTTGAAGAAACTGGTGGGCTAA
- a CDS encoding DUF350 domain-containing protein, with the protein MASGLLPALFAYLSYLGSGLALLGLFAWLYCFVTPIDELKLIRDNGHAAAISFAGALLGFALTLASSAWHLNSWQSFITWALLGMLVQIIMHFAVSRWLKDLSRALIQNNVAMGILAGSIHLAVGLINAGSLS; encoded by the coding sequence ATGGCTTCCGGATTATTGCCCGCGCTGTTCGCCTACCTGAGCTATCTTGGCAGCGGCCTGGCGCTGCTGGGCCTGTTCGCCTGGCTGTACTGTTTCGTCACCCCGATAGACGAGCTCAAGCTGATCCGCGACAACGGCCACGCCGCCGCCATTTCCTTCGCCGGCGCCCTGCTCGGCTTCGCGCTGACGCTGGCGTCCAGCGCCTGGCACCTCAACAGCTGGCAAAGCTTCATCACCTGGGCGCTGCTGGGGATGCTGGTGCAGATCATCATGCACTTCGCGGTGTCGCGCTGGCTCAAGGACTTGAGCCGCGCCCTGATCCAAAATAATGTGGCCATGGGCATCCTGGCCGGCTCCATCCACCTGGCCGTCGGCCTGATCAACGCGGGCAGCCTGTCCTGA
- a CDS encoding polyamine aminopropyltransferase, producing MIRKPYSLLRPAYNGGYSTNNDNTMRNRLLIISVFIVASCGIAYELITGALASYLLGDSVLQFSSIIGCYLFAMGAGSHLSKYVKDERLLDTFVEIELLVGLIGGVSASLLFLVFALAGEPFRLVLYGMVFAIGLLVGMEIPLVMRVLNQRQTSFAELVSRVLTFDYLGALAVSLLFPLLLAPKLGLSRSALLFGLLNTGVAIWACRSFRRELSKPNLQLARSGVVLLILGALFAMSDQLTHWNEKAIYGDEIIHAETTPYQRLVITKWKNDMRLYINGNLQFSSRDEYRYHEALVHPVLASLPWARNVLVLGGGDGLAVREMLKYPNIRHITLVDLDPAMTRLFSRSEPLLALNHGALKDKRVTVVNEDAARWLEQNEGSYDAVIVDFPDPSNFALGKLYSVPMYRLLSRHLAENGLAVVQSTSPYNAPRSYWSVDATLREAGFHTTPYHVYVPSFGEWGFIIAAKRAGFTPPERYTVPLRYLDKESTREMFVFPPDMRRWDVKPNELNNQQLVHYFDQDWSQVLR from the coding sequence ATAATCCGGAAGCCATACTCTCTCCTCAGGCCGGCATATAATGGCGGCTATTCTACCAACAATGACAATACGATGCGAAATCGGCTGCTGATAATCTCTGTGTTTATCGTCGCGTCCTGCGGCATCGCCTATGAGCTGATCACCGGCGCCTTGGCCAGCTATCTGCTGGGCGATTCGGTGCTGCAGTTCTCCTCCATCATAGGCTGCTATCTGTTCGCGATGGGGGCGGGCTCCCACCTGTCCAAGTATGTGAAGGACGAACGGTTGCTGGACACCTTCGTCGAGATCGAGCTGCTGGTCGGCCTGATAGGCGGGGTATCCGCCTCCTTGCTGTTCCTGGTGTTCGCGCTGGCCGGCGAGCCGTTTCGGCTGGTGCTGTACGGCATGGTGTTCGCCATCGGCCTGCTGGTGGGCATGGAGATTCCGCTGGTAATGCGGGTGCTGAACCAGCGCCAGACCAGCTTCGCCGAGCTGGTGAGCCGGGTGCTGACTTTCGATTACCTGGGCGCGCTGGCGGTGTCGCTGCTGTTTCCCTTGCTATTGGCGCCCAAGCTGGGGCTGTCGCGCAGCGCCTTGCTGTTCGGCCTGCTCAATACCGGCGTCGCCATCTGGGCCTGCCGCAGCTTCCGCCGCGAACTGTCCAAACCGAATCTGCAGCTGGCGCGCAGCGGCGTGGTGCTGCTGATTCTGGGCGCGCTGTTCGCCATGTCGGACCAGCTCACCCACTGGAATGAGAAAGCCATTTACGGCGACGAGATCATCCACGCCGAAACCACGCCCTACCAGCGGCTGGTGATCACCAAGTGGAAAAACGATATGCGGCTGTACATCAACGGCAATCTGCAGTTCTCCAGCCGCGACGAATACCGCTATCACGAAGCGCTGGTGCATCCGGTGCTGGCCAGCCTGCCCTGGGCGCGCAATGTGCTGGTGCTGGGCGGCGGCGACGGGCTGGCGGTGCGCGAAATGCTGAAGTATCCCAATATCCGCCATATCACCCTGGTGGACCTGGATCCGGCGATGACGCGGCTGTTCAGCCGCTCCGAACCCTTGCTGGCCCTGAACCATGGCGCGCTGAAGGACAAGCGGGTGACGGTGGTGAACGAGGACGCGGCGCGCTGGCTGGAGCAGAACGAGGGCAGCTACGACGCGGTGATCGTCGACTTCCCCGATCCGTCCAACTTCGCCCTGGGCAAGCTGTACTCGGTGCCGATGTACCGGCTGCTGTCGCGCCATCTGGCCGAAAACGGCCTGGCGGTGGTGCAGTCCACCTCGCCTTACAACGCGCCGCGTTCCTACTGGAGCGTGGACGCCACGCTGCGTGAGGCGGGCTTCCACACCACGCCTTACCACGTCTACGTGCCGTCCTTCGGCGAATGGGGTTTCATCATCGCCGCCAAGCGGGCGGGCTTCACGCCTCCGGAGCGTTACACGGTGCCGCTGCGTTATCTGGACAAGGAAAGCACCCGCGAGATGTTCGTCTTCCCGCCCGATATGCGGCGCTGGGACGTGAAACCGAATGAGCTGAACAATCAACAGCTGGTGCATTATTTCGACCAGGACTGGTCGCAGGTGCTGCGTTGA
- a CDS encoding NAD(P)-binding protein yields the protein MDRRDILKLAAALAGLPVLQGCERVLQWGVPLTLRKPGMKAGHRLRAGIEPPEPRNERRCKVAVVGSGAAGLFAAWRLVKEGWTDVVVLNGPEPDGNAAGGAFGECRYPTGAHYLPLPSRESVHVRELLAEMGVIEADPYGLRPRFDERVVVHAPDERLWVAGHWQDGLLPRWGMPPAELAEQNRFLAQMAQLRNARGADGRKAFCIPLALSSRDPQWTGLDQISFSDWLDANGYRAPGLRWYLDYCCRDDYGVNLSHASAWAGLHYFCSRGGLAANADEGAVLTWPDGLNPVMRHMRARIGAERQQPGIAWRVQGKGSQVRVDYLDARGDSQRLLADRVILAVPLFVAMHLYDQLQASGIEHSHLPARAPWLVSNFLIDRFPAEPAEMPLAWDNVVYGSKSLGYVVSTHQQIRVAKPARSVFTAYHAFAEDSAYQARQRLERADADSLFETAAADLLEVYGWRFRQGLLQVEMTARGHAMASPTPGFLSNRSLQVLREADGPVLFAHSDLSGLSLFEEAAWWGEQAARKILA from the coding sequence ATGGACAGGCGCGACATTCTCAAGCTGGCGGCGGCGTTGGCGGGGCTGCCGGTATTGCAGGGCTGCGAACGCGTGCTGCAGTGGGGCGTGCCGCTGACGCTGCGCAAGCCGGGCATGAAGGCGGGGCACCGGCTGCGCGCCGGGATCGAGCCGCCCGAGCCCCGCAACGAGCGCCGCTGCAAGGTGGCGGTGGTGGGCAGCGGCGCGGCCGGCTTGTTCGCCGCCTGGCGGCTGGTGAAAGAAGGCTGGACCGATGTGGTGGTGCTGAACGGGCCGGAGCCGGACGGCAACGCCGCCGGCGGCGCTTTCGGCGAATGCCGCTACCCCACCGGCGCGCATTATCTGCCGCTGCCGTCGCGCGAATCGGTCCATGTGCGCGAACTCTTGGCCGAGATGGGCGTGATCGAGGCCGACCCCTATGGCCTGCGGCCGCGCTTCGATGAAAGGGTGGTGGTGCACGCGCCGGACGAGCGTTTGTGGGTGGCGGGGCATTGGCAGGATGGCTTGCTGCCAAGATGGGGCATGCCGCCCGCCGAGCTGGCCGAGCAGAACCGCTTCCTGGCGCAGATGGCGCAGTTGCGCAACGCGCGCGGCGCGGATGGCCGCAAGGCCTTCTGCATCCCGCTGGCCTTGTCCTCGCGCGATCCGCAGTGGACCGGGCTGGATCAGATCAGTTTTTCCGACTGGCTGGACGCCAATGGCTACCGCGCGCCAGGGCTGCGCTGGTATCTGGACTACTGCTGCCGCGACGACTACGGCGTGAATCTGTCCCATGCCTCGGCCTGGGCCGGTCTGCATTATTTCTGCAGCCGCGGCGGCCTGGCCGCCAATGCCGACGAAGGCGCGGTGCTGACTTGGCCGGACGGACTCAATCCGGTGATGCGCCATATGCGCGCCCGCATCGGCGCCGAGCGGCAGCAGCCGGGCATCGCCTGGCGGGTGCAAGGGAAGGGCAGCCAGGTGCGGGTCGATTATCTGGACGCGCGCGGCGACAGCCAGCGTTTGCTTGCCGACCGGGTCATCCTGGCGGTGCCGCTGTTCGTGGCCATGCATCTGTATGATCAATTGCAGGCGTCCGGCATCGAGCACAGCCATTTGCCGGCGCGCGCGCCCTGGCTGGTCAGCAATTTCCTGATCGACCGCTTCCCGGCGGAGCCGGCCGAAATGCCCCTGGCCTGGGACAATGTGGTGTATGGCAGCAAGAGCCTGGGCTATGTGGTGTCCACCCATCAGCAGATCCGCGTCGCCAAGCCGGCGCGCAGCGTCTTCACCGCTTACCACGCCTTCGCCGAAGACAGCGCCTATCAGGCGCGGCAGCGGCTGGAGCGCGCGGACGCCGACTCCTTGTTTGAAACCGCCGCCGCCGACTTGCTAGAAGTTTATGGCTGGCGTTTCCGCCAAGGATTGCTGCAAGTGGAGATGACGGCGCGCGGCCACGCCATGGCCAGCCCGACGCCGGGTTTCCTGTCCAACCGCAGCCTGCAGGTTTTGCGCGAGGCCGATGGCCCGGTGCTGTTCGCCCACTCCGACCTGAGCGGCCTGTCCTTGTTCGAAGAGGCGGCCTGGTGGGGCGAGCAGGCGGCGCGCAAGATATTGGCTTGA
- a CDS encoding nucleotide pyrophosphohydrolase: MNDGKLIDAAGLTEALQRFADERDWNRHHSPRNLLLALVGEVGELAEIFQWLDDDAALRLRDDPARFTHLQEEIADVLLYLTRLAMVTGVDLDAAVRDKMVKNAIKYPAPKPDAL, encoded by the coding sequence ATGAATGATGGCAAGCTGATCGACGCCGCTGGACTGACCGAAGCGCTGCAGCGCTTTGCCGATGAACGCGACTGGAATCGCCACCATTCGCCGCGCAATTTGTTGCTGGCGCTGGTGGGCGAGGTGGGAGAACTGGCGGAAATCTTCCAATGGCTGGACGACGACGCGGCGCTGCGGCTGCGCGACGACCCGGCGCGCTTCACCCATTTGCAGGAAGAAATCGCCGATGTGCTGCTGTATCTGACGCGGCTGGCGATGGTGACCGGCGTGGACCTGGATGCGGCGGTGCGCGATAAAATGGTCAAGAATGCTATCAAATATCCGGCGCCCAAACCGGATGCGCTATAG
- a CDS encoding NAD-dependent protein deacylase, producing MSEIQHLQQWIDDARRIAVLTGAGMSTESGIPDFRSANGLWSKDMSLAEVVSVDYFRADPAAFWRAFRDIFRIKLVGDYQPNDGHRFLAALEAAGKEVTILTQNIDGLHGRAGNRRVLEMHGTLLSASCPDCGAPHPLDYVQRHEVPPCRRCEAVLKPDVVLYGEAVPLIDAAFQAALNADLLLVMGSSLEVSPVNLIPVEAVRAGIPCALINYTPTRFDHLFDLRVHAGIGDTCRQLSA from the coding sequence ATGAGCGAGATTCAGCACCTGCAACAATGGATAGACGATGCCCGGCGCATCGCGGTGCTGACCGGCGCCGGCATGAGCACCGAATCCGGCATCCCCGACTTCCGTTCCGCCAACGGCTTGTGGTCCAAAGACATGAGCCTGGCCGAGGTGGTGTCGGTGGATTATTTCCGCGCCGATCCCGCCGCCTTCTGGCGCGCGTTCCGCGACATCTTCCGCATCAAGCTGGTGGGCGACTACCAGCCCAATGACGGCCACCGCTTTCTCGCCGCGCTGGAGGCGGCCGGCAAGGAAGTGACCATCCTGACCCAGAACATCGACGGCCTGCACGGCCGCGCCGGCAATCGGCGGGTGCTGGAAATGCATGGCACGCTGCTGAGCGCCAGCTGTCCGGATTGCGGCGCGCCCCATCCGCTCGATTATGTGCAGCGGCATGAGGTGCCGCCTTGCCGCCGCTGCGAGGCGGTGCTGAAGCCCGATGTGGTGTTGTACGGCGAGGCGGTGCCGCTGATCGACGCTGCCTTCCAGGCAGCGCTGAACGCCGACCTGCTGCTGGTGATGGGCTCCTCGCTGGAGGTGTCGCCGGTCAACCTGATTCCGGTGGAGGCCGTCCGCGCCGGCATCCCCTGCGCGCTGATCAACTACACCCCCACCCGTTTCGACCATCTATTCGATTTGCGCGTCCACGCAGGCATAGGCGACACCTGCCGCCAACTGTCCGCCTGA
- a CDS encoding mechanosensitive ion channel family protein produces MDHINWNHWLDLAAALASNIVSAILLWLIGRWLIGLSTRMLDEQLASRKLDPTLRRYAHSFLSVTLTVVLVIGILGFFGVQTTTFAAVIAAAGVAVGMAWSGLLANFAAGIFLVVLRPFKVGDIVAVAGITGQVREIGLFATTLDTPDGVQTLIGNNKIFSDTIQNFSANAARRVDLKAQLASRADHAEAIRLLSEAMVRIPNVLAAPAPDVGVLEFTTLGPVLAVRPYCAPEHYWQVYFDANRAIRETLGAAGFPAPEQAMVVRQG; encoded by the coding sequence ATGGACCATATCAACTGGAATCATTGGCTGGACCTGGCGGCCGCGCTCGCTAGCAATATCGTGTCCGCCATTCTGCTGTGGTTGATCGGCCGCTGGCTGATCGGGCTGTCCACGCGGATGCTGGACGAGCAACTGGCGTCGCGAAAACTGGATCCGACGCTGCGCCGCTACGCGCATTCCTTCCTGTCCGTCACCCTGACCGTGGTGCTGGTCATCGGCATCCTCGGCTTTTTCGGCGTGCAGACCACCACCTTCGCCGCGGTGATCGCCGCCGCCGGCGTCGCGGTCGGCATGGCCTGGAGCGGTTTGCTCGCCAACTTCGCCGCCGGGATTTTTCTGGTGGTGCTGCGGCCCTTCAAGGTGGGCGACATCGTGGCGGTGGCTGGCATCACCGGCCAGGTGCGGGAGATTGGCCTGTTCGCCACCACTTTGGATACGCCGGACGGCGTGCAGACGCTAATCGGCAATAACAAGATCTTTTCCGACACCATCCAGAACTTCAGCGCCAATGCGGCGCGGCGGGTGGATTTGAAAGCGCAGCTGGCCAGCCGCGCCGATCATGCCGAGGCGATACGCTTGCTGTCCGAGGCGATGGTGCGCATCCCCAATGTGCTGGCTGCCCCGGCTCCGGATGTCGGCGTGTTGGAGTTCACGACGCTGGGACCGGTGTTGGCGGTGCGGCCGTATTGCGCGCCGGAGCATTATTGGCAGGTGTATTTCGACGCCAACCGCGCCATCCGCGAGACGCTGGGCGCGGCCGGTTTCCCCGCGCCGGAACAGGCGATGGTGGTGCGGCAGGGCTGA
- a CDS encoding short chain dehydrogenase yields the protein MKILLIGGSGNIGRAIAAELDGRHEIIAAGRQHGDVRVDIEDEASIIAMYQRLPELDAVAVATGGRNGHLAPVAEMSAARYRVGLESKLLGQVNVVLHGLNHVRDGGSFTLVGGVSDAQSIAPQFSNVYMANAALDAFVTAAAVELPRGLRINLVAPQLLDESVEAYGAWFRGMPTTPAASVARAYSLSIEGMQNGQVYRLGR from the coding sequence ATGAAAATCTTGTTGATAGGCGGCAGCGGCAATATCGGCCGCGCCATCGCCGCCGAACTGGACGGCCGTCATGAAATCATCGCCGCCGGCCGCCAGCACGGCGATGTCCGCGTCGATATCGAAGACGAGGCCAGCATCATCGCGATGTATCAGCGTCTACCCGAGCTCGACGCGGTGGCGGTGGCCACCGGCGGCCGCAACGGCCACCTCGCGCCGGTGGCGGAAATGAGCGCGGCGCGCTATCGCGTCGGCCTGGAGTCCAAGCTGCTGGGCCAGGTCAATGTGGTCTTGCATGGCCTGAACCATGTCCGCGATGGCGGCTCGTTCACCTTGGTCGGCGGCGTGTCCGACGCGCAAAGCATCGCGCCGCAATTCAGCAACGTCTATATGGCCAATGCCGCGCTGGACGCTTTTGTCACCGCCGCCGCAGTGGAATTGCCGCGCGGCTTGCGCATCAACCTGGTCGCGCCGCAGCTGCTGGACGAATCGGTCGAAGCCTACGGCGCGTGGTTCCGCGGCATGCCCACCACGCCGGCCGCTAGCGTGGCGCGGGCTTATAGTTTGAGCATTGAAGGCATGCAAAACGGCCAGGTTTACCGGCTGGGCCGTTAA
- a CDS encoding LysR family transcriptional regulator has protein sequence METIEPTSQLALTFLAVAEAGSITAAADKLGTSKSQVSKQLSRLEALLSAQLLFRSTRRLTLTEAGQAYLEYCVRLRALMRESTAALRGLSEEASGRLRLTAPPMFAGAFLAELLLAFHQRYPAIAVELDISSDAQALEQDGFDLAIRSAEELPPQLVARALFLTRDWVVASPDWLAQVGEPAAPADLATRPCVAHGRYHSGARWLFSRDGRAEEVEVEHWLQVGDYSLNERLAEMGGGFARLPDFAAKPAVKAGRLKRVLAEWETPARPVYLVFPKKTPLPAKTRALIDFIVAWFADDKEE, from the coding sequence ATGGAAACAATTGAACCGACATCGCAATTAGCCCTGACTTTTCTCGCCGTGGCGGAAGCCGGCAGCATCACCGCCGCCGCGGACAAGCTGGGCACGTCCAAGTCGCAGGTCAGCAAGCAGCTGAGCCGGCTCGAAGCGCTGCTGTCGGCGCAGTTATTGTTTCGCAGCACCCGGCGGCTGACGCTGACCGAGGCCGGCCAGGCCTATCTGGAATACTGCGTCCGTTTGCGCGCGCTGATGCGCGAATCGACGGCGGCGCTGCGCGGCTTGAGCGAGGAGGCTAGCGGCCGCCTGCGGCTGACGGCGCCGCCGATGTTCGCCGGCGCGTTTCTGGCCGAGCTGCTGCTGGCGTTTCACCAGCGCTATCCCGCCATCGCGGTGGAACTGGACATCAGCTCGGACGCGCAGGCTTTGGAGCAGGACGGTTTCGATCTGGCCATCCGCTCTGCGGAGGAGTTGCCTCCGCAACTGGTGGCGCGGGCCTTGTTCCTGACCCGGGATTGGGTGGTGGCGTCGCCTGACTGGCTGGCCCAGGTGGGAGAGCCGGCCGCGCCGGCGGATCTGGCGACGCGTCCCTGCGTGGCGCACGGCCGTTACCACAGCGGCGCGCGCTGGCTGTTCAGCCGCGATGGCCGCGCCGAGGAAGTGGAGGTGGAACATTGGCTGCAGGTGGGCGATTACAGCCTGAACGAGCGGCTGGCAGAGATGGGCGGCGGTTTCGCCCGCTTGCCGGATTTCGCCGCCAAGCCCGCGGTGAAGGCGGGACGGTTGAAGAGGGTGCTGGCGGAGTGGGAGACGCCGGCGCGGCCGGTGTATCTGGTGTTTCCCAAGAAAACGCCGCTGCCGGCCAAGACGCGGGCCTTGATCGATTTCATCGTCGCCTGGTTCGCCGACGACAAGGAGGAGTGA
- a CDS encoding DUF2059 domain-containing protein codes for MQLKRFLAGAMLCASFTAPSLAASPAQHQAALQLLATINVDQNLDAVQSKLLPIMTQQLKSQLDSQGCGATPDCKQKLQSAFDKMQILITQYFASPQLRQLLKRSMADFYEANFTLDEIRQIDAFYRTPAGKKQLQMGPQAAAQLMPALMQDMQTHLNPKLKALTDELKQ; via the coding sequence ATGCAGCTCAAACGCTTTCTGGCCGGCGCGATGCTCTGCGCCAGTTTCACCGCGCCAAGCCTTGCGGCCAGCCCCGCCCAACATCAAGCCGCGCTGCAATTGCTCGCCACCATCAATGTCGATCAGAACCTGGACGCAGTCCAATCCAAACTGCTCCCCATCATGACCCAGCAGTTGAAAAGCCAGCTCGATAGCCAAGGCTGCGGCGCCACCCCGGACTGCAAGCAAAAGCTTCAATCCGCCTTCGACAAAATGCAGATCCTGATCACGCAATACTTCGCCTCGCCGCAGCTGCGCCAATTGCTGAAGCGGAGCATGGCGGACTTTTACGAAGCGAATTTCACACTGGATGAAATCCGCCAGATCGACGCTTTTTACCGCACGCCGGCAGGGAAGAAACAACTGCAGATGGGACCGCAGGCCGCCGCGCAATTGATGCCGGCCTTAATGCAGGACATGCAGACCCATCTGAATCCCAAGCTGAAAGCGCTGACCGACGAACTCAAGCAGTAA